From a single Sparus aurata chromosome 13, fSpaAur1.1, whole genome shotgun sequence genomic region:
- the LOC115593669 gene encoding hepatitis A virus cellular receptor 1 homolog, with translation MAAVSPRRRRTPQTFIIVLFVLSGGHFPSVSCFKVLEGGVASLSCQYSVKRFGLSRVCWGRGCGTFWCSNILVQTDENGVISKVEDRYRLTGDVLDGQMDLDILNVRRTDSGPYCCRVDIDGIFNDKKVIMNLRVVKAPVTSSPPTTTTTMAATTNRVTEPSTSTVNWKSLLSSQLDLLRRNSTLQRSDTVTVEDSLPSLSLQINVPVLSLSLSVLLMLAAVFLFLAFKRGIYRRALKTGCFSTEEHPHIIYEIRMRRPVQENIYTLD, from the exons ATGGCCGCCGTCTCGCCTCGCCGCCGTCGAACGCCTCAGACCTTCATCATCGTCCTCTTCGTCCTGTCAG gtggaCACTTtccttctgtttcctgtttcaaagtGCTGGAGGGGGGCGTGGCCTCGCTGTCCTGTCAGTACTCTGTGAAGCGTTTCGGGCTGAGCCGGGTCTGCTGGGGCCGCGGCTGCGGGACCTTCTGGTGCAGCAACATCCTGGTGCAGACGGATGAGAATGGCGTCATCTCCAAG gtggaggaccGGTACCGGCTGACCGGGGACGTCCTGGACGGACAGATGGACCTGGACATCCTGAATGTGCGGAGGACGGACAGCGGGCCGTACTGCTGCAGGGTGGACATCGACGGCATCTTCAACGACAAGAAAGTGATCATGAACCTGAGGGTTGTCAAAG CTCCGGTCACCAGTTCtcctccaacaacaacaacaaccatggCAGCAACAACCAATCGAGTGACGGAGCCGTCGACCTCcacag TAAACTGGAAATCCCTGCTGTCGTCTCAGCTGGATCTTCTGAGGAGGAACTCCACCCTGCAGCGCTCTGACACCGTCACT GTGGAGGACTCTCTCCCGTCTCTCTCCCTTCAGATCAACGTTCCCgtcctctcgctctccctcaGCGTGTTGTTGATGTTGGCGGCAGTTTTTCTATTTCTGGCGTTTAAAC GTGGAATATACAGAAGAGCCTTAAAGACCGGCTG TTTCTCCACTGAAGAACATCCTCACATCATCTACGAGATCCGGATGAGAAGACCGGTCCAGGAGAACATCTACACTCTGGACTAG
- the LOC115593618 gene encoding histidine-rich glycoprotein-like encodes MIRRGGKRRHHIKKRHHIIRTRYGRRHHMIRRGGKRRHHIKKRHHIIRTRYGRRHHMITRGGKRRHHIIRTRSRRRHNMITRGGKRRHHIRRRHQITRTCYGRRHHMIRRGGKRRHHIKKRHHIIRTRYRRRHHMIRRGGKRRHNIRRRHQIKRTRSRRRHHMITRGGKRRHHIRRRHHIIRTRYGRRHHMITRGGKRRHHIKKRHHMIRRGGKRRHHIKKRHHIIRTRSGRRHHMIRRGGKRRHHIKKRHHIIRTRSGRRHHMIRRGGKRRHHIKKRHHIIRTRSGRRHHMIRRGGKRRHHIKKKTSHHKNAFRKATSHDNKRWQATASHQKKTSHHKNTFRKATSHD; translated from the exons ATGATTAGaagaggtggcaagagacggcatcacatcaaaaaaagacatcacattaTAAGAACGCGTTACGGAAGACGACATCACATGATTAGaagaggtggcaagagacggcatcacatcaaaaaaagacatcacattaTAAGAACGCGTTACGGAAGACGACATCACATGATAAcaagaggtggcaagagacggcatcacatcaTAAGAACACGTTCCAGGAGACGACATAACATGATAAcaagaggtggcaagagacggcatcacatcaGAAGAAGACATCAAATCACAAGAACATGTTACGGAAGACGACATCACATGATTAGaagaggtggcaagagacggcatcacatcaaaaaaagacatcacattaTAAGAACGCGTTACAGAAGACGACATCACATGATTAGaagaggtggcaagagacggCATAACATCAGAAGAAGACATCAAATCAAAAGAACGCGTTCCAGGAGACGACATCACATGATAAcaagaggtggcaagagacgACATCACATCAGAAGAAGACATCACATTATAAGAACGCGTTACGGAAGACGACATCACATGATAAcaagaggtggcaagagacggcatcacatcaaaaaaagac ATCACATGATTAGaagaggtggcaagagacggcatcacatcaaaaaaagacatcacatcatAAGAACGCGTTCAGGAAGGCGACATCACATGATTAGaagaggtggcaagagacggcatcacatcaaaaaaagacatcacatcatAAGAACACGTTCAGGAAGGCGACATCACATGATTAGaagaggtggcaagagacggcatcacatcaaaaaaagacatcacatcatAAGAACACGTTCAGGAAGGCGACATCACATGATTAGaagaggtggcaagagacggcatcacatcaaaaaaaagacatcacatcatAAGAACGCGTTCAGGAAGGCGACATCACATGATAACAAGAGGTGGCAAGCgacggcatcacatcaaaaaaagacatcacatcatAAGAACACGTTCAGGAAGGCGACATCACATGATTAG